AGTCGCCAGTGGGCATTTCTAGACCAACCAGGCCCTGATCCTGGCTCCTTACAGCTCCGTTGTTTTCCTGGGTTCTATCAAGATTGTACTTAACATTCCCACTTGACATTCTTGGTCCTGAAGCTTCCTAGCCGTTTGGGAGGGGCTCTGGCTTCTCTGGCGCCCCTTCTGCCAATTCTTCAGCAGCAACAACACGGTCACTAAGACCAACACAATAGTGATCCCCCCAAATACAAGCACTAAAATGAGCTGTGACTGACTCAGTCCCGAGTCTTGCTGAGTTACCACCTCTTTCACAGAGATTAACAGCCCGCCATCATTCGATTTCTCACTGTAGTTAGTAATCCGCTTTCCAGTAACTATAACCTTGGCTGGCTCAGACTGGGTCATCCAAGAGTAGCTGCTGGTTGTGCTTCTCACAGCCCTGTTGTGGTCCTTGGCATCAGGCTGAGACTCAGTAATCCAGGTTGCCTCTGGAGCTAGGAGCTCGCATGTTTTCCCAACAAAGCCCTCGGGACACAAGCAATCGAAATCGTTGATGCGATCATAACACTTAGCCCCGTTCCTGCATGGTCGGCTGGCACAATCATCAATGTTGATGGTGCAGAAACGCCCTTCGAAGCCAACCTGGCACTGACAGGAGAAGCGGTTCATGCCATCGAGGCAGGTGGCGCCATTGGCACAGGGGCGCATGAGGCAGTCGTCGACGTCAATCTCGCAATGTGTACCCGCGAATCCAGCCAGGCACTTGCAGGTGTAATTGGACGCAAAGCCATTATTGTCGTGGCACAATGCACCGTTTTTGCACGGAAATCTGAAAGGACAAAATCGGGAAAATTAAgacccatcattcattcattcattcattcattcattcattcattcattcatttatttatttattggatttctatgccgctcggaccggctcacaacatataataaacaatatcttgaatccaaataattaattaaaaatctaaaactccATCATGCTTTTTTAAATCAGATTATCACAAGGTCCATTACAAAGTTGGAAGTTTCAATTTACTCTTTGTAAAGGCAAAACTTTAGCCGATCTTTGCCCAAATGTTATAATACACTTGTTTACGCTTATGTGGCATTTTCTTTAAGATGTAAAATTAAGATGTAAAATTTAGAGGCACTCCAGTCTCAGATTATCTTCTGctatcaccatctttttttaaatttaagactGCTTACCCTGCTTTTTCACACGGCCCTGTCTTGAGCTCACAGTCCTTTCCATGGAATCCTTCAAGGCACAGACAGGAATATTCTCCATCACGATCATACACACACTCAGCTCCATTTTTGCATGGCGACTGATGCTCGCAGACATGAACATCTGAAATCACCAAAAACATAGAAACTGAAGGCGGGTTTAAAACATATTTGAGCTTGATTGTCTCATGCCAATTTTAAGTCCTGCTTTAAATATATAcggtatatactgctcaaaaaataaagggaacactcaaagaacacatcctagatctgaatactttgaatactttgttctgtacaaagttgaatgtgcacaacagcatgtgaaattgattgtccatcagtgttgcttcctaagtggacagtttgatttcacagacgtttgattcacttggagttatattgtgttgtttaagtgttccctttatttttttgagcagtttatattttTATGCTATAATCATGaagtagaattttaaaaaatacacaaaaaaggATGATGATCCCATCAAAGTCTATAGCGAGATTCATAAAAGTTACAATTGTTTGGCCATCTACCCAAGACTCATCTTTAGGCAGTCCTTGACCATATTTGAACCCAAAATGTATGcttgtgagacagttgttaaatgagttttgtcccctTTCATGATCTTTTtgccacaattattaagtgaatcactgcagttattaacttggttgttaagtgaatctccccattgattttgcttgttataAGGTCGCAAAATGGAATCACATAATCCCAGgaccctgcaaccatcataaatacgagcca
This genomic window from Erythrolamprus reginae isolate rEryReg1 chromosome 1, rEryReg1.hap1, whole genome shotgun sequence contains:
- the DLK2 gene encoding protein delta homolog 2 isoform X1, yielding MLRSFCLQLMPLLWILAAHHHFIQVAGDDCTDHCNLAHGSCEKDGKCRCDPGWEGKYCEHCVRMPGCGHGTCHQPWQCICQTGWAGKFCDKDVHVCEHQSPCKNGAECVYDRDGEYSCLCLEGFHGKDCELKTGPCEKAGFPCKNGALCHDNNGFASNYTCKCLAGFAGTHCEIDVDDCLMRPCANGATCLDGMNRFSCQCQVGFEGRFCTINIDDCASRPCRNGAKCYDRINDFDCLCPEGFVGKTCELLAPEATWITESQPDAKDHNRAVRSTTSSYSWMTQSEPAKVIVTGKRITNYSEKSNDGGLLISVKEVVTQQDSGLSQSQLILVLVFGGITIVLVLVTVLLLLKNWQKGRQRSQSPSQTARKLQDQECQVGMLSTILIEPRKTTEL
- the DLK2 gene encoding protein delta homolog 2 isoform X2, translated to MLRSFCLQLMPLLWILAAHHHFIQGDDCTDHCNLAHGSCEKDGKCRCDPGWEGKYCEHCVRMPGCGHGTCHQPWQCICQTGWAGKFCDKDVHVCEHQSPCKNGAECVYDRDGEYSCLCLEGFHGKDCELKTGPCEKAGFPCKNGALCHDNNGFASNYTCKCLAGFAGTHCEIDVDDCLMRPCANGATCLDGMNRFSCQCQVGFEGRFCTINIDDCASRPCRNGAKCYDRINDFDCLCPEGFVGKTCELLAPEATWITESQPDAKDHNRAVRSTTSSYSWMTQSEPAKVIVTGKRITNYSEKSNDGGLLISVKEVVTQQDSGLSQSQLILVLVFGGITIVLVLVTVLLLLKNWQKGRQRSQSPSQTARKLQDQECQVGMLSTILIEPRKTTEL